The DNA segment TATGTAAACATGCATGACCTACTTTCCATGCACTTTTTCATCCTGTTATCTTGGTTTTTGAGTGTTTGAACCACTCTATTTGTAACAGATCTACTGCATGCAGTAACGTGACATGTTTTTCTGAAGCTTGATTGGTGCATTAGATTTGCAGAGTaacaaatacactcaaacctcattataacaaagtcacatctgccacgaaagtaacttcgttatatccgaaaattaaAGGTTTATTTATAATATTGtacctatgacaagactattctttatttacttcgttataactgataattcgttatatctgtgttcgttatatcgaggtttgtgTGTATGTTATTATTACTAATGAGGAGTCGAGAGGAAATCTGTGCCAAGAACATCACCAttaattttttttcccctcctAGACTTGGCCGAGGGAGGCAGTAGTCCTGCAAATGGATTCAGCACTCACAAGAACGGCATTTCCAATGGAATGATTTCCAATGGAATGAAGCAGAATGGAATTGTTGCATCCTCAGACACTCCTCCTGTTTCGTCCAGTACAAAGTGGGGGTATGGATCAAACCTGTGAATCCATAGTGTGTGCATTCCCTTGCTCTAGCGCATTCGTGCTCACGTTAATGGTGTTAGGCATGGCATTGCGCTGTTACAAATGTCAGCAGTTCTGAAACTAACTTACCCCAACCTCTCATACCACTTGCCAAGGATATAGTTCTGGCGCTTGAAAAAACCTTGAATATTATATAAGCCTCATATGCATATCTTAAAGCAACTGAATTTACAGGTGTTTGGGATTGTTACAACCTGCTTGCTTACGTTTATGTGAACGTAATGCAGCTGACAATACACTGAGGGTAGTCTTGCAAACATGCGCAGCATTATTATAGCGCTATGATTAAaagtagagctgtgtgaatagcaaaattttgggtgcgaagcgaatttgaatattgaagtgtgagtgcgaatcgaatcgaataattttctaatatttctcgaatacttcgaagcgaaattgcaggaaagaaagttagagaggattcctaagcatattattATGAGATAGCAgaatgaaagtgtttcttttcactaggttgacgaagcactggcggggtggtgtttcatagctgccttatcaagaatgaggcaatgtagaggccgaattgtatttatgtgcatgatttgGAGCAACCagagtgttgccgacaacactttacacgtgataggcaaagatgccatatcctcagcctctcctcctttctgaacttctgtggaagcccaactgatgtggcggacaagggtgtgctccctttaagtccggagttccaaatctgcctcgtagacgtcgatatacaagaacatctgaaattttggatgctaaaaagcttcggcgtccgatttttcggacttccagcccaaatttcaggtccaaaacagcattaattgagcccccacctctgccacatctttcatctccacgtTGGAACCCGCGTTTTTTTgggttaatacatttgcgactgtagcggagcttgaaaggcagctttgccgcaataccggggtgtgacgaggtgaagcatattgaaaatctaggaaccacttccaatctgacgttgactgtgtcttggcaaagttcaccgtaacggagcttgaaaggcagctttgccgcaataccggggtgtgatgaggtgaagcatattgaaaatttagggaccacttccaatcgaacgttgactgtctcttggcaaagttcgaccgtaacggagcttgaaaggtagctttgctgcaatacgagagtgtaaagaggtgaagcatattgaaaatcttaaggggtcactttcaattggatgttgactgtatttgtttttgggaagttcgaatagtaaaattccagtgtgaatcgaatcgaatagcaaacactattcgaaaaatattcgaaatttcgaatattcgcacacccctaattaaaagTGCATATAGCAGTGACACCCATACTGAGCTCAGTGTAAGGAAGTCCGTGAAATTGTCAGTTAACTCTATTGTATTAAAATTCAGCCTTTCATGCAAAGTACAGTCTCCAAAGGGTTCTTTTTACATGGAAGGCACTGCAAAACAAGATATCTGTATAACGACAGTACGAAAAGAACTAGTTTCAttatggcagaacagtgcagaaTACGGAACAGCGAAACTTAAAGGACTAATTTTAACAACATAAAGAAAGATCTTTTTTGTTGAATACAAAAGCTGGTGACTGCACTTGCAGCTGGGTGTCGTGCCAATGAAGTCTTTTCAAGTGACCCGTCCTTCTTTAGGCCTGCCAACAGCAAGCCACTGCCACCCCGTGTAGAGGCCATAAAATGCAAAGCAAATGAGAAGTTTGGCAAGCAGAAGTACACCTTGGCCATTAACCTCTACAACAAGGCCATTGGCTTGGTGTCCGACTCGCCAGTTCTCTACTGCAATCGTGCAGCTGCCTTCATGAAGCGAGCATGGTGAGCTTTGTGGTCGCTTTTCTTCTATTAGCAACCATCATAATTTGTTGACATATCGCATAGAAAGAAGGGTTGCCTGCTTGATCTGCCTGTTTTTATCTTTTCTGTCATAAATAGTGCTCAAGAAATTCTGTTGGGCATGATACTAATGGGAGGAATCTCCTGTTTGCATTGTCAACACTTTGCACAGAAGGCCAGATGATGTTGTGGCGCTTGTCACATTCATTTCATACACTTTCCTGCACCATAGTCTCGTAAGACATGCTGCCGTCAGCACTGGCCATTATTGTGTAAACACTAAAATGGAGTTAACGAACTTGACTTCCAGCTTGGCTGTGCCGTGTGTTATACAGTCCTTGCATTAGtttttaataatataataatatttggggttttacacgccaaaaccacaatatgattgaggcttgccatagtggagggctctggaaattttgaccatctggtgttctttaacgtgcactgacatcacacagtacatgggcctccagcattttgcctccagtgaaatgcgaccgccgcggcccggatcgaacccacgacctgcgggtcagcagcagagctcCGTAACCACCGTTTCACCGCGGCACACTGCATTAATTCGTGCACAGAGATGATAATGTGTGTTTTGCTGCCAACAAATAGCTTTGTTGGcatgaaaaaaatatacacatgATGGCCGTTAACATCTACAACAAGTGGTAATTGGCATCACCTTATGTGCATTTTTCCATTTTTAATGCACAGGTCACCGGGTGTTCATGTAATCGTGTCATTATATACTCAGTTTTAAGCCAATCGTTTTGTCAGCAGTGTCAGTGCATGTAACTATGCTGGTTGAAATCCCACTGTAGGAAAGGATGTAGACAGTGTGCACAATGTTTATGGAACTGCTCAGCATTGTGGAAGGTGTAGTAGTACGTACATAGACGTTTGGTACTCGCTAGCTGAATCCACAACAGTGACTGTATGATAAGGACAATTCATTGTTGGCTTGCCCATCACTGTCAACCAAACTCGTTCTGATCTTGCATACAAACAGCATCGCAAACAAATTCTCATTGGATGACATCCAGTGCAGCACAACGATGCACATATGTCGCATTAACATGCCCAGCATAAAGATGAATATGAAACAGTGGCAGTTCTGGACTGTGACAATGTGTGTAGATGCCTTGAATCTTAGTAGGGCGACACAATGGTCCAGCACTTCAGCTTTGAATGACTCGCATTTTCCTGTATTGTGAGTTAGCAGCCCTATGGCTTTGTCTGTCTCCTGTGACCGCAGGGACGGGGACATGTATGCTGCGCTGAGGGACTGTCACACGTCTCTACAACTGGAGGCAGACTATGTGAAGGCACACTTGCGGCTGGTGCGCTGCCTGTATGAGCTGCGCTGGACCAAGGAGGCCCTCGACTGCCTGCAGGCCTTCAAGTCACGCTTCCCCGACTGCGCCCTCAGTCAGACCTGCCAGGCACTGGATCGGGACATCAAGGCGGCCATATTCTCCAAGACTGACAATGGTACTGATGCTCGCCATTTCCCCACCCGTTTCTTGTGCAGTGTTTAGGCCTTAGAACTGATGTGGTACACATGCCGCTGAATATCCTTCGCTGTTGAAGAAAACCTAAAATGGTGCAATAGATAGACTGTGATTTAATTAGTAGCATGTCTGAGACGTTCCAAGTTCACTACGTTTAGATGCAGCTGGACTTCACTTTGCATTATAGGCTGTGTTGGCTATAGAAACCTGCTAATTTTTAAGAGATCGTTTAGTACACCAGTCGGACAATTTTATTGCACCTGACGTTCAGATAGACAGTTCTTGCATATTAATTATAATGAAGTAATATGTTGTTTAGAGCAGTGTGTGTAAATGTTTCCTATGCTTTATGGCTTTTAATGATGCTGTCGGCATTAACAGCCAAATAAGTTCCAGAACAATGTGCCAAGTTCTCGCAAAACTATTTTGTAGCTATAATTCATCTTGTATTCCTCTGATACTGTATATTAAGTTATTGTTCAGTGGTTATAATTAACACAAAAAATATAAAGCTGCTCCTAAAGGGAGCCTTCTCTCAATGCACGACATAGTAATGCTATACAAAGTACTGCAATGCGCTGCTACAAGCTGCAACATACTGTGCGGTACATAGGCATTGCTTTGCACTGGCACAAACATGATCCAGTGCATTGTAATCTGAAGCTGCTTTGTATTTATAATGTCGGACTCACGGCATAGCAGGAAACAGTGAGGCAAACAGgacaagaaagagagacaggaCTGTTTCCCGTTTTGAAGCtgtgccaacaagctcaagttcaaaCCCTTTTATCGGCCTCACTTTCTTGAGACATATACAGGCCACCATCCTGTCCCGTGCCTCCTTATTTCATCACATCTGCAGGTGGCTTCACACTGTTTACTTACTTAAAGCTTGTGCACTATGTAGTATTTGCCATTTTCACTTGCAGTTAATTCAGGCATACTGTCTCAGGAATACTAATTCAGATGCAGTGTTTTTATGATTAACGAAAGCACTATAAAAATAACTCTACGGAGGACTGTGAAACACTGTTTGGAAAGGAACGGTAAGATTCTGTCAAGACAGCTTGTAATTCATGAAGGTACTTGGAAGtgcaaaacacacaaaacacacaaattTTGTTTTAGTTATGGTTACTTATCTTTGAGGTGATACTCGTTCATCAGCTGTTAGTTTGTTGTTTCACACATGAATTTCTCTGTTGCTGTTGGTGTATGATAAAACGTGGccactttctgtaaataaactttagtttgaagtgagtgctcgtcttgtctagtttttcttgtgtattttgtgtgttttgcgcttccaagtaccttcGTGGATCCGTACAAACTCTCCCAACTTTCTGTTCTTCTAAGCTTGTAATTCTTATCTTGTCTACAAAAAAAACTCTGTTTACTAGAATTGCTCTCAATCATTTTCAGTCTTGAGTGTTGTGAGCCTGTATCTCTGGCCACTGCAGACTCCGAGGAAGGCAGCCGGTCTGAATCTCAAAGCTCCAATGGCAGCGCCAACTCCAGCCCAAAGCACAGGAGGCAGCCTCAAATCTCTGAGCAAGAAAAGGCGTGGCGCGCTGTGGCCTACGATTATGAGTTGCGCTTCTGTGGCCACTGCAACACCACCACAGATATTAAGGAGGCAAACTTCTTTGGCAGGTAAGCCCATGCAAAATTAAGTTTCAGATATGTATTTCAAATATGTAATCGTTTCTTGATGAAGGCCATTTCTCATCGGCTTGTCACCTTTATTGATTTGTTGCTCAGCATAAGATACGAATACTGCATTGAAACTTTTTTAATGTTATTGGTAATTCTATAACAAGAGAATCATGTCTAATCTGTTTGCGCACATGAAAGGAATGGCATTAATCCGTGCAAGCATCAGTGGTTACGTTAGAGCCTATCATGATACAGGTTTGAATAACAGATGTAGTACTTCATCGAGGGATCACATTTCAATGACCAACAACTGTACTGGTATCCGTCATTGTGCTTGgatatttgcttgtttgtttctgggCACAGGTCTGCCCAGTAACGACTTAAGATTTTTGACTCAGATTTCATAGTTTTAGCTTCCTTAACATCACTTATGATGTGACAACATTGCGAGGGATGTACCGGATAGGCAGGTAGATTAAAATAATATTTGTGGTTCCTTTGAATTGTACGCTGTTTGCATTAGGCAAACATTCTGTCAGAGAAAGTCTGTATAGTCAATATGGGACCTGAGGGACTGTGTTTTTGTTTGTCACAAGTCACAACTGTGTTGATAAACAGACAGTAATTAATAGGGCAGGTCCTAGTCATGCATGAAACGAATCGACATGAACTCTCAATGAAATGTGCTCTGTCGCCGTTTTGTCATGGCAATGACTGCATTTGACCCTTTCTGATGGGGGACTCTTGCCAATGCCATGAACATGGTTTCGTATTCGATTCTAATGCACAGGCGATTGTAAGTGCAcagaactttaggggcccggcttgtccatTCACAGATCTCGTGGTGTGATCAAGCTCAAAAATGAAGTGGTCAATAAAGTCCTAAAACAAgtctagcaatgctcaaaactgggttaaaataaacgaatgtggtctaaaataatataattaacaaaaATAACCAAGATGTAATCGCAAGGATTAACCTAAGatagctaaaaacgcttcggaaacatgcggctgacaccagCACCGCGCAAGGGGCACCACTGCCTCCCCACGCGCGATTGTTTCTCCAGCCAGCGCGTTTgttgctacatctgaaggggggaACAACCTGACGAAACTCGCTGCAGATGACACGTATCTTAGTTGCCGTAACAAGGAGGAAATTGATAAAGGGCAGCAAAAAGTAGAACACATGTCGCACACATAGTTTGCGAATCTCCATAACAAGATTCTGTTCGTGGCGGAGAAACACTATGCACTTACTTCAAACATTGACATCGTCGACGGtctggtaaacggagcagtgggaactttaggaacgggaatcactgggtgcccgttctacacacttcctcaggtttcacaatagtggagctgcatttagcgcacaATTTAGAGCTACACCAATTGTAGCATCTAGTGTGTGCCCTGAGGTTTATTAATAAAGCACCTTTCCTTACCTGCCTCGGTTCTTCACAAGGCATGTTTTTCTGTCCCTCATCCCGTGGCTTGCAGTGCGGGTCAGTTCGTGGTGGCAGGTTCGGACGACGGCTCGTTCTTTGTGTGGGACAAGCAGAGCACAAACCTCGTTCAGGTGATGCGGGGCGACGACTCTATCGTCAACTGCCTACAGCCACACCCGAGTACCTGCCTTCTAGCCACCAGTGGAATAGACCCCGTGGTCCGGCTGTGGAGCCCAAAGCCCGAGGTGACTTGTAGCTAGAGCATTGTCGTGCAACCTTGCGGAAAATGTACAAGGTTAACCACACTCCTTTCGTACATGCttttcaaagggacactaaagagaaaattgATTTCAGTAAATTAGCCTTGCGCCAGTCTCACTGTGAGAAGACTTTCCATAATTCAGAAAACTctcgaaaagaaaaaacaagtgATGACACTGCCTTGAAGTTCCCGTACCATTTCGCCATGATGTCATAGACTTTGATGCCGTCTGCTTGCCTTATGAAACACTTTATCGGTAAAAATTGAAACATTGTGTTCTAAAGGGGCCAGAAATTTAATGTGGCCAGTATCAGGAAAATTTGTTGAACCAATGTGGACAAACTACAAAAGAAGTTACAGTTTTGTGGCGTCACTCTGACGCTCGGGTACCGAGATTCCGGCGCGAAATTCGAAAGTGACACattgaagcttttcttttttatctcttctCCGTGCTTTTCACATGTGGCTGTCTGGCTGGTAAACTGGCCCGATCTTGGTAGCAGTGCAGAATGTTTCCTCATGAAGGTTTTACACTTGtaacattcatactcacgtctacccGCACTCAGAGGTGTTCACTCACACACACCAACATTCACTCAAGTTCATAATCACATCTTCTCACACTCGTTGCATTCATTGTGTTTTTGCAGGATGGAAGGAAAGAAGACAGGGAAGTGATAGACTCCGAGGACGCCGCAGTGGCGAATCAGCGTCGCATGAACGCAGACCCTCTGGAAGTGATGCTCATGAACATGGGCTACCGTGTTCCCGGACTCCTAGAGTCCGACGAAGTGGAACTCGAGAACCGGGGCGGAGAGGCCAACGTGGTCTCCTGTCGACCGAGCTAGGACAATGCCGTCTGTTCCCTGTGGTGAATGAAGGCTTCCATGCCCAGCATTTTCATTGGTGCAAAGAATGACACTGATGGCACCGCAGCAACCCCCCCTGTCACCTTCCCTCGTTTTATTTTTGTCCCATAAAAAGGCTTAGGGTTTCACTAACTGCGTGAGAAGCGGAACAGGGATGACATTGACGCTAATAAATTTGAAGATGGAGAGAGGTTTGATTGTCACACTTGCTGCATGTCTTTTAAGAAGCTCCAGAAACTGCTCATACTATAGAGATATCAGAGCTAGTTAATCATTATTTTTAAGTGCAAAAGAAAGCCATCGGGCACCCTCGGAAGTGACACTTTGTTTACACAGTGACAACAAAATAGTGTCATCACTGTGGAGTGCAACACTGTAATGTTTTGCTCCTGTGTGCTATGGTGCTGACATTCGGGAATGCACCGAGTGTCCACCAGAAATGAGGCAGCCATATTGGACCTGTCTAGGTAGTACCATGctgttatgcttttttttctacaatGCCGCCTATTTAGCGATATGATGGATTCCAGGTTGTGCTGTTTAATTTGCATCCGACGTGAAAAATTAGCTGAACAACTCGCCCACTAGTGATACTCGAAACATCACTTCTCCATTTCATGTAGCTATACACACCATGTATAACTAGAGTTTGGGTTCACAAATGTTAGAAAAGAGTGAGCTTTGCTTCAAGTTGTGTCAACTTGCCTTGCGAAGACTGTAAGTGGGAAGTGTATAGGCACATGTAGCTATTTCTTTGTAGCAGCTCAAATATTGATTCCAGCAATTCTGTAGGACA comes from the Rhipicephalus sanguineus isolate Rsan-2018 chromosome 6, BIME_Rsan_1.4, whole genome shotgun sequence genome and includes:
- the LOC119396214 gene encoding WD and tetratricopeptide repeats protein 1, which gives rise to MGHRYEENIVRLLGERQFKDRCITHVQRKLQVTEDLVARLGLEAELEGHAGCVNCLEWNQKGEILASGSDDVQIMLWDPFRHRRLHAIPSGHHGNIFSIKFLPYSGDSLMASGAADFKIRVHDIHARETTMVCSCHTSRVKRLATAASVPFVFWSAAEDGVILQFDYRTPHQCTADANHVLVNLGYHLGRNVEAKCIAVNQLQPHLLAVGANDSYIRLYDRRMINTTKLTRFNGSSSKPDAESDNLAPGCVTYFAAGHLPLKYPRKRYRTLASTYVAFSPDGSELLANLGGEQIYLFNINHPRQPKSFDLQSFTSSLHSNGLCKNLAEGGSSPANGFSTHKNGISNGMISNGMKQNGIVASSDTPPVSSSTKWGPANSKPLPPRVEAIKCKANEKFGKQKYTLAINLYNKAIGLVSDSPVLYCNRAAAFMKRAWDGDMYAALRDCHTSLQLEADYVKAHLRLVRCLYELRWTKEALDCLQAFKSRFPDCALSQTCQALDRDIKAAIFSKTDNDSEEGSRSESQSSNGSANSSPKHRRQPQISEQEKAWRAVAYDYELRFCGHCNTTTDIKEANFFGSAGQFVVAGSDDGSFFVWDKQSTNLVQVMRGDDSIVNCLQPHPSTCLLATSGIDPVVRLWSPKPEDGRKEDREVIDSEDAAVANQRRMNADPLEVMLMNMGYRVPGLLESDEVELENRGGEANVVSCRPS